The sequence below is a genomic window from Lolium perenne isolate Kyuss_39 chromosome 4, Kyuss_2.0, whole genome shotgun sequence.
GGCGGCGCCAGAGCTGGAGCCGAAGGAAGGGTGTGGCCACTAGCGCTACCGGCCGCCTGCCGGGGATGTGCCGGGAGGGCCGAAGAGGCCCCGGCTACTCTCGTGTTCGACATCAACGGCCACATTGAAAACTGGATAGAGTGGCCGGAGAGATGAAGGTTTGGTCGATGTGTCTACATATATAGGAGTAGAACGAGGAGCGCATGCAGCGACAGCTAAGAGTGTGCCGAAGCGGAAGTCATTGAACACATGCAGCAGCGTGCCAGCTAGTTCTTGCGAGCAGGTTTTGCAAAAGTAAGATGTCGACTGTGACACGCATGGATGTATGCACGCAGGCACGCACGCACGCAGCAAGCTTGTTCCTACCCTGCCGCCGGACGGGCGTTGGATTCTGTTTAGACGGCTCAGATCCATCGCTGCTGGAATCTTATCTGGTGATACCTGAGTGCCATGGTGAACGATGCCGTAGAGGATACACGACAACGCTGCACTACATACGTCAAGTGGTACAGCTGAAGTCATAGTTCTGAGACCGAGCCAAAACCTTTCTCTTTTTATTAATTACAAGAAGATTTGTCTTACTGATTAAGAAGAAGAGACACCGAGTTAATTAAACATACCTGCCCTTCACTGGTTGTGCCCGAGAAAGACAGATCTTTATTTGTCTTCTCATTGAAGGTATTGTTTCTGTCTAGAGTTTATTCGGACTTTATTCAGGGTAAAAACATGTGATCTGATGATCAGGTTGAGGTGACGATGGTGTTTGTGCATCGTTctgttcttggaggcgtcgttcttGCGGAACCTCTTTTTTCAGTCCAGTGTGTCCATTGGTGGCGGTAATTTCTTCCTTCTGTAGAGAGATGTGTAATTGATATCTGATTGGTATTAAAATATTTCTTTTATCGGGGAAAAAAGTTGATTAACAAACCTATACAATTGTGACCAAGCCCACTCGAACACGGGCATACCAAGGGCCGAGCCTAAACCTGTACTACATAACAAAGTGAATGACGTGAAAGACAAGAAGGATCGACGCAACCTCATCACCCACATGGCAAAGGTCGATGCCCTCAACACCTCCAAAGTTTTGGGACCCCCGCTCAACCATCCAACTGCTCCGTCGCTCCCTGAGACTGCTAACACCACCATCTGGAATCATCACCCGTCGCAAAACACCAATACCACCTTCCGCGACCATCGCCCCGACATACCACCGCTCGCGCTCGGGCCGTAGCGCTCACGACCCAATCGCCCGTAGACCACGGTCGAAGCGCACATAGTCAAACCAGCTCCACTGAGACACGTCGACCGAGCCGATAACTTCGCTACACTAGCGACACAAGATTGCTATCAAAGCTCGGAAAACCTGATGCTCTATCCTATGAAGCCACAATCCGCCAAGGTTTATGAGATCATCATCTCCACGTACAAGCATCATCTACTTAGTCTGCTGACCCAGCGTTCGCCACCCGACAATAAGAGAAACATGCACATTAGTTTcaaggcgacgcctccaagatggAGCAACTTAGACACAATTACCGCCCGCTCCTATCTAGAACACGAGCTAGGGATTCCTCTCAAAGAGTCCAAACCTCAACGATAGAGGTGGAAATGATCCCCATGACAATGCCTCTAAGGAGGAAAGCGACGTAGGAGCACCGCCTTTGTTAGCACTGGCCGAGGTCAAACTACGCTTTCATCTGGATCTCTTGCACACCCCCACAGGCCACAACATAGGGACATCACGATAGATCTGGGGAGCTCCAGATCGTCGAAGAACCACAAGCTACACATGATGTATACAGGAACCTGCACCAAACACCGTCTCGTGTTGCCTCACGGTAAAACCCCTCACCAGAGAACATGACCCTTTAGGGTTTTGCTCCACATACAACCATTCACAATGCTAGAAACTACACACCATGGCCTATCGCTAGCAAAGCCAGCGACCTCCTGCTCAGGGTTGCTGCCCAGGATCCTTTCCCCTTCGGACACAACAGATAGTAGGCCGAACGTAGCATGTATTGGTCGGTGTCAAGTAAGACCACtgaattttgttattttttttccTTTCTGAAAGAAGTACTCTTAGAAATACACAATGCCACCATTTAATTTAGAGAAACGACACAAATTATGTACCTTCCTAGCTTCCCCATGAGACCACTCCGCGGCTATCTTGGGCGGCCAGATCCATCCCATATGGCCCAAATCCAGTTGCTGTAGCTGCTCTAGCTACTAAACGCCACCGAACCACCAACCTTccagcgcaaagctcctccacctagcAACCGCAACACCTAGCCGGTGTGCCACCCATGCGACCACACCATTCGGCACCATTTGGGAGCCGCCCTGAAGACCAAGATCCGCCAAGCGTGCTCCGCTGCCAGAAGACCCTTGCACCCTGCTTTGAGAGACAACTCCCCCTTCTCTCCCTTTGGGCCGCGATGGACTATGGGGCGAAGCTAGCATGTATTGGTCGATGTCCAATGGCACCAACGAATTTTGTTATTTCCCTTTCTGAAAGAAATACTCTTAGAAATACACGATGTCACCATTTTAATCTAGAGAAATGACACAAATGGCGTACTTCCTAGCTTCGCCCTGGACCATGAGTCGCACACGATGTCACCATTTTAATCTACTACCGGACCCTCTGATTCGCAAATCGCAATGGTAAGGATATATCTATACAGCACAAATAGGGAAACCCAACAATTTGGTAGTAGCAAACAATCTGGTAGCTATTTTTAAATGACAGTAGGCTATTTCTGAACAATCTGTTAGTTGTTCAAAACTCTGGCAGCTATTTGCTAAACAACCTAATGTGGTTTTCGGTATGTTAATTTGAACAGCCTAGCAGCTGTAAATGAGAAACTAGCTACTTTGGCACCTAAAGGTAAGTAACTAAGTAATGCAAGGTATTGAATACTTGGTTTCAACGTTTATCTCCTTCAGGTTCAATAAAACAAATTAGTATGCATATGTGTGGATCAATGTGAGGTAGcatacacttgtgtcaactggatATGAACTTATTGTTGTGCTTTGTAACGAAGGAGTAAGGACAAGTGAAACTGGAAAACATAACATTTTTTCGATATTGTGGAAAACATAGCTACTGCATCTTGTAGGGAATTAACGGGAACattcttatttttcttagattgTATTGTATGCAATGCAAACTATTTACAGTGGAAAGAGATACATGGATTTAACCGAATATGAACTTACTGTTAATCTTTGAGCTTTGTAAACGAAGGACAGGCGAAACTGGAAAACATAAACATACTGCATCTTGTACGGAATTAACAGGAACATTCTTATTTATTGGATTATATATGCACTGCAGACTATTTACAGTGGAGAGAGATACATGGAGATATGTCTAAGCTAGCTACAAAAAAAAACTTAGAGCCTAAGCTAATTGCTAAAAGTGGTTACTGTATCAGTTGTACAGATCGTCCTCAGCAGGTGCCACGGCGGTGTCGAAGGCGTTGACAGAAGCTTGTGGCTGCGCCGGGAAGTGGAACTCAGTGCCGAAGCCCCTGGACTGCTGCAGCGTCTGAGCGAACGACTGGTACTTCCTGATGTCGCTGTCGCTCACACTCCTCCTCGCGTACTTCATCGACTCCTCGAAGTGAGCCGCCTTGatctcagccacttcatcttcctGCCCGCCGTCCACCTCCATGCCCGACCTCTGCTTCTCGATATCCTTCTCAATGTCTTCCCTAATGGCATACTTGCACGCCCTCTGGCAAATCTCGGTGATGTCGGCGCCACTGAAACCTGTCGTGAACCTCGCGAGCGCACCAAGGTCGACGTCCTTGGCCACGGGAGACTTCCTGAGGCAAGCCTTGAAGATCTGGTGTCGCGAGGCCTCGTCTGGCAAGGGGATGTAGATGAGCTGGTCAAGGCGTCCGGGACGGAGCAGCGCCGAGTCGATGATATCCGGCCTGTTTGTGGCGCCGATGATGAACACCGTCTTCTTGGCGTTCATGCCATCCATCTCCGTCAGCAACTGGTTAAGGACCCTGTCCGCCGCGCCACCGGCGTCTCCCACGTTGCCACCGCGCTGCATCGCTATAGAGTCGAGCTCGTCGAAGAAGAGCACGCACGGAGCCGACTGCCTCGCCTTGTCAAATATCTCACGAACGTTGGCCTCGCTCTCGCCGAACCACATGGTGAGCAGCTCgggccccttgatgctgatgaagtTGGCTTGACACTCGTTGGCGATCGCCTTGGCCAGAAGCGTCTTCCCGCAGCCCGGTGGCCCGTAGAAGAGGACACCCTTGGAAGGTGACATGCCGAACTTCTCAAACTTTTCGGGGTGCTCCACGGGGTACTGGACGGTCTCCTGCAGCTCCCTCTTGACGTTGTCGAGGCCACCGACGTCGCTCCAGCTGACATTGGGCACCTCCACGACGGTCTCACGAAGAGCCGAAGGATTGGTGCCAACAAGAGCCGTTTTGAGGTGGTCGTTGGTCACGGCCATGGAGTTCAAGATCTCAGCGTCGATTGTGTCTTCTTCGAGGTCGATCACATCCATCTTCTCCCTGATGCATTGTAGCGCCGCCTCGGTGCAGAGCGCGGCCAAGTCGGCACCAACATAGCCGTGCGTGTCCTTGGCCACCACTTCTAGGTTGACGTCCTCCGAGAGCTTCATATTTTTGGTGTGGATGCGCAGAACCTCAAGGCGCCCAACCTCGTCCGGCACGCCAATGTCAATCTCGCGGTCGAACCTCCCGAAGCGCCTGAGAGCGGGATCAATGCTGTTGGGACGATTCGTGGCACCCATTACTATGACGTGTGCTCGTGCCTTCATCCCATCCATGAGCGTCAGCAGCTGGGACACGATGCGCCTCTCCACCTCGCCATGTGTCTTCTCCCTCTTTGGAGCAATGGAGTCGATCTCGTCGATGAAGATGATGGATGGAGCGTTCTTCTCGGCCTCCTCAAATGCCTTCCTCAAGTTGCTCTCGCTCTCGCCAGCCAtcttggacatgatctcggggccATTGATGCAGAAGAAGAAGGCCCCCGTCTCGTTTGCCACCGCACGAGCGATCAACGTCTTGCCGGAGCCAGGAGGGCCGTACAAGAGGATGCCCTTGGGAGGCTTCACGCCAAGAGTCTTGAAAATCTGCGGATGCCTAAGCGGCAGCTCGACCAGCTCCCTGATCTGGTTCATCTGCTTGCCCATGCCGCCCACGTCGTCATAGCCGACGTCGTCGAGCCTCTCCTCGTCCTCCCTCTTCACCGGCTCCCCGTCGCAGAAGATCTCCGTGTCCCCCGCCACAACGCAGTAGTCGACCGCAGGGTCGATATCGATGACCTTGAACTCGACGCTCCGCATGCCACCGCGCACGAGGAAGAGGTCGCCCTTGTGCACCGGGCGGTAGGCGTCCACAAAGTAGGGCTTGAGGTAGGCCTCGAATAGATTGCCCGTGATGCCCTCGATGGTGTCGTCGACGGGGAGAACGTGCACGCGCTTGCCGTACTTGGCGTCGGGGCAGAGGTGCACGGACACGACGTCGGCGATGCGAACCCTGAGGTTGGAGCGGGACACCTTGTTGATCTTGAGCTTGTGCTCCTCGCAGGTGTCATCGGGGTGAACCACGCAGACGGTGGTGCGGCGGCGCTTGCCCTTGAGCAGCACGATGTCGCCGTGGAATATGGAGAGGCGGTCCATGGTGGCCGGGTGGAGGTTGCAGATGGAGTTGTCGTCCACGgtggcctcctccaccaccagccgGTTCGCCGCCTTCTTCGAAGACGACGTGCTCGCCATCGCGTTCGAAGAACTAACTCTCGTGCTTCGATTCGTTCGCTGCAACTCTGGATTCGAACGGGGCTGGCGTGTCTTGGTCTGCGATCGAAAAGCTGATCGTGTTCTGGTGAGGACGAAACACCGGGCGAGGCTTGCCTTTTAAACACGGGATTGCTCCGTCTCGTCCCAAAATTCGAGTCCGATGGGGAAGCCTGTTCCTTCCGTCTCGTCCCGTTTTGGAGAGTTATTCGGAATTTGATGCTCAATGCGTGTGTTAAAGGAACGAACGTACCTTTTTTTTTGGGGTACCTAACAGGAGTAACAGCATAGACGGAATAGACTGGGCCGGCCCATGCAGCATGGAGCTGTATCGTGCTTATGCACCAAAAACAAATCAACGAAAATATTTAAAAGGAAAAGaagattttttttttgcgaaaaaacACCGATCTATTCATAATCCAGAAGTAAAATAAAACTTAAAAATAATAGAAATTACAAATAGATCTTTAGACCACCTTGTGAAAAGTACATGCACTCGAACGAGATTAAGTGTTCTCACCCCTTCCTTATTGGAGTCAGGCAAAGCTTATCACACTAGACACTACGGGAAAACAGCCGCTGCCGTGCAACCACCTATTGCCGTGTGCTCGCGCACGACAAAGCAATCGTTGCCGTGCAACAAAAatcaaaacgcacggcaaaggcaagcgcacggcaaagagaagctacagcgcacggcaaagaggaaGGGCGCGGCAAAGACTCAGGAAAGCACACGGCAATGAAAACCCGCACGGCAAAGAGAACAAACAGTTGCCGTGTGAaatcctttgccgtgcgcaggtctaggtcgcacggcaaaggccgctTTGCCGTGTAGTTTTGCCTTTGCCGTGTGCCTTGTTCcattttctcttttttctttctaTTGTACTTATTTTAATGCTTATATTTATTCTTGAAATATGACAAGTACTACATCTTCATTAATACAATGTGTATACCATATTTTTACAATACGACAAGTACTCTAAGTCCTCACTCCCCCTCCAACatatcagggtttcggagcaAATAAACCGCGTTcggggaatcttccaagtgttatcgcccaaaaGAGAGGGGAAGGTCACACATGGGTGCTAtgtcttgcaccatttggtgaatcacaccttacaCCACAgttccacacatatcctaggtccacatgcaagttttggtgccattccggtgctccggcgatcgtccccccccccccccccgaaaacggcggtctgcgtgcctcggggggtctacccccatagatatcaccgcgcgaggttccaccaacatactttttgataggtttggttttggttagtccatatacacatgtaaagcaaggtttggcacactttggcacattatagccaccggtatacccgcagcgggacacttcagcctacaagtcgaggaatcttccaagtgttatcgcctgaaagagaggaatgtcacacatgggagctatgccttgcaccatttggtgaatcacaccttccaccacactttcacacatatcctaggtccacatgcaagttttggtggcattccggtgctccgacggtcgttccccccgaaaacggcggtctgcgtgcctcggggggtctacccccctagatttcaccgcgcgaggttccaccaacatactttttgataggtttggtttggttagtccatatgcacatggaaagcaaggtttggcacactttggcacattatagccaccggtatacccgcagcgggacacttcagcctacaagtcgaggaatcttccaagtgttatcgcctgaaagagaggaatgtcacacatgggatcaatgccttgcaccatttggtgaatcacacctgataccacactttcacacatatcctaggtccacatgcaagttttggtggcattcgggtgctccggcggtcgttcccccccgaaaacggcggtctgcgtgcctcggggggtctaccccctagatttcaccgcgcgaggttccaccaacatactttttgataggtttggttttggttagtccatatgcacatggaaagaaaggtttggcacactttggcacattatagccaccggtatacccgcagcgggacacttcagcctacaagtcgaggaatcttccaagtgttatcgcctaaaagagaggaatgtcacacatgggagctatgccttgcaccatttggtgaatcacaccttccaccacactttcacacatatcctaggtccacatgcaagttttggtggcattccggtgctccggcggtcgtccccccccgaaaacggcggtctgcgtgcctcggggggtctacccccctagatttcaccgcgcgaggttccaccaagatACTTTTTGATATTTTTGGTTTTGTTTAGTCCATATGaacatggaaagcaaggtttggcacactttggcacattatagccaccggtatacccgcagcgggacacttaagcctacaagtcgaggaatcttccaagtgttatcgcctgaaagagaggaatgtcacacatgggagctatgccttgcaccatttggtgaatcacaccttccaccacactttcacacatatcctaggtccacatgcaagttttggtggcattccggtgctccggcggtcgtccctccccccccccccgaaaacggcggtctgcgtgcctcggggggtctacccccgtagatttcaccgcgcgagggtccaccaacatactttttgataggtttggttttggttagtccatatacacatggaaagcaaggtttggaacacgttggcacattatagccaccggtatacccgtagcgggacacttcagcctacaagtcgaggaatcttccaagtgttatcgcctgaaagagaggaatgtcacacatgggagctatgccttgcaccatttggtgaatcacaccttccaccacactttcacacatatactaggtccacatgcaagttttggtggcattccggtgctccggcggtcgttccccccccccccccgaaaacggcggtctgcgtgcctcggggggtctacccccctagatttcaccgcgcgaggttccaccaacatactttttgataggtttggttttggttagtccatatgcacatggaaagccaggtttggcacactttggcactttatagccaccggtatatccgcagcgggacacttcagcctacaagtcgaggaatcttccaagtgttatcgcctgaaagagaggaatgtcacacatgggagcaatgccttgcacca
It includes:
- the LOC127349141 gene encoding cell division control protein 48 homolog D-like is translated as MASTSSSKKAANRLVVEEATVDDNSICNLHPATMDRLSIFHGDIVLLKGKRRRTTVCVVHPDDTCEEHKLKINKVSRSNLRVRIADVVSVHLCPDAKYGKRVHVLPVDDTIEGITGNLFEAYLKPYFVDAYRPVHKGDLFLVRGGMRSVEFKVIDIDPAVDYCVVAGDTEIFCDGEPVKREDEERLDDVGYDDVGGMGKQMNQIRELVELPLRHPQIFKTLGVKPPKGILLYGPPGSGKTLIARAVANETGAFFFCINGPEIMSKMAGESESNLRKAFEEAEKNAPSIIFIDEIDSIAPKREKTHGEVERRIVSQLLTLMDGMKARAHVIVMGATNRPNSIDPALRRFGRFDREIDIGVPDEVGRLEVLRIHTKNMKLSEDVNLEVVAKDTHGYVGADLAALCTEAALQCIREKMDVIDLEEDTIDAEILNSMAVTNDHLKTALVGTNPSALRETVVEVPNVSWSDVGGLDNVKRELQETVQYPVEHPEKFEKFGMSPSKGVLFYGPPGCGKTLLAKAIANECQANFISIKGPELLTMWFGESEANVREIFDKARQSAPCVLFFDELDSIAMQRGGNVGDAGGAADRVLNQLLTEMDGMNAKKTVFIIGATNRPDIIDSALLRPGRLDQLIYIPLPDEASRHQIFKACLRKSPVAKDVDLGALARFTTGFSGADITEICQRACKYAIREDIEKDIEKQRSGMEVDGGQEDEVAEIKAAHFEESMKYARRSVSDSDIRKYQSFAQTLQQSRGFGTEFHFPAQPQASVNAFDTAVAPAEDDLYN